The Amycolatopsis sp. DG1A-15b genome window below encodes:
- a CDS encoding PrsW family intramembrane metalloprotease yields MLLPVLGLIVVALCGLFLFGLATARVGPLAVTIGVLAALVPVAGVVAGFLWVDRWEPEPAKFLLLAFAWGACIATITALLINTTAEAVGDELLGSGHGNTIAALVSAPVVEEAAKALFVVLILWRRSSEFDGVVDGVVYAGFSAAGFAFTENIYYFGRAFADYGFGDGHSQGVITAFFLRGVLAPFTHPLFAVLTGIGIGIAARTTVKALKIAAPIAGYLAAVCLHALWNSAALLGGSKFLTVYFLIMLPLFLGVVYLVVLQRKREQRIIAAALPHMAAARWIAPSEVDLLASLPGRRAWRRQAKRQSGKRAARAVAIYQASVTELAFLDRHQLTSDTDRQRQQELLRTLKAARAEATRLADEAAHG; encoded by the coding sequence GTGCTGCTGCCGGTGCTCGGGCTGATCGTGGTGGCCCTGTGCGGCCTGTTCCTGTTCGGGCTGGCCACCGCGCGGGTGGGGCCCCTCGCCGTCACCATCGGTGTCCTCGCCGCGCTCGTGCCCGTGGCCGGCGTCGTCGCCGGGTTCCTCTGGGTCGACCGGTGGGAGCCCGAGCCCGCCAAGTTCCTCCTGCTCGCCTTCGCCTGGGGCGCCTGCATCGCGACCATCACCGCGCTGCTGATCAACACCACCGCCGAAGCCGTCGGGGACGAGCTGCTCGGCTCCGGGCACGGCAACACGATCGCCGCGCTCGTCTCGGCTCCCGTTGTCGAGGAGGCCGCCAAGGCCCTCTTCGTCGTGCTCATCCTCTGGCGGCGGTCCAGCGAGTTCGACGGCGTCGTGGACGGGGTCGTCTACGCCGGGTTCAGCGCCGCCGGGTTCGCCTTCACCGAGAACATCTACTACTTCGGCCGGGCGTTCGCCGACTACGGCTTCGGTGACGGGCACAGCCAGGGCGTCATCACCGCGTTCTTCCTGCGTGGCGTGCTCGCGCCCTTCACCCACCCGCTGTTCGCCGTGCTCACCGGCATCGGGATCGGGATCGCCGCGCGGACGACCGTCAAGGCCCTCAAGATCGCCGCACCGATCGCCGGGTACCTCGCCGCGGTCTGCCTGCACGCCCTGTGGAACAGTGCCGCCCTGCTCGGCGGCTCGAAGTTCCTCACCGTCTACTTCCTGATCATGCTGCCGCTCTTCCTCGGCGTCGTCTACCTGGTCGTCCTGCAGCGGAAGCGGGAGCAGCGGATCATCGCCGCCGCGCTGCCGCACATGGCCGCGGCCCGGTGGATCGCGCCGTCTGAGGTCGACCTGCTGGCCAGCCTGCCCGGCCGCCGGGCCTGGCGCCGCCAGGCGAAGCGGCAGTCCGGAAAACGCGCCGCCCGCGCCGTCGCCATCTACCAGGCGAGCGTGACGGAGCTCGCGTTCCTCGATCGGCACCAGCTCACCAGCGACACCGACCGGCAGCGCCAGCAGGAGCTGCTGCGCACCCTGAAGGCCGCCCGCGCGGAGGCGACGCGCCTCGCCGACGAGGCCGCCCACGGGTGA
- a CDS encoding DUF2520 domain-containing protein: protein MMRPARLAVGVVSAGRVGSVLGAALARAGHTVVAASGLSASSLARAERLLPDVPLLPPDETVRRADLVLLALPDDALAGMVRGLVATESLRPGQIVVHTSGAHGIDVLAPAAEAGALPLALHPVMTFTGREEDLERLAACSIGVTAAEDDEAAWNVGEALAVEMGAEPVRIPDSARALYHAALAHGANHLMALVADCADLLRQAGIGQSERLVAPLLSAALDNVLRHGDRALTGPVARGDLGTVRKHLAVLADQAPDVAPAYRALAKRTVARSTAAGLLDTAAAKDLTELLDDPAEGHQDQ from the coding sequence ATGATGAGGCCCGCCCGCCTCGCGGTCGGCGTCGTTTCCGCCGGCCGGGTGGGCAGCGTGCTCGGCGCCGCGCTGGCCCGGGCGGGGCACACGGTGGTCGCCGCGTCCGGCCTGTCCGCTTCGTCGCTGGCCCGTGCCGAACGCCTCCTGCCCGACGTGCCCCTCCTGCCGCCCGACGAAACCGTCCGCCGGGCGGATCTCGTGCTGCTCGCCCTCCCCGACGACGCGCTCGCCGGGATGGTCCGCGGGCTCGTCGCCACCGAGTCGCTCCGGCCCGGCCAGATCGTCGTGCACACCTCCGGTGCGCACGGCATCGACGTCCTGGCCCCCGCGGCCGAGGCCGGGGCCCTGCCGCTCGCCCTGCACCCGGTGATGACGTTCACCGGCCGCGAGGAGGACCTCGAACGGCTGGCGGCGTGCAGCATCGGCGTCACGGCGGCCGAGGACGACGAAGCGGCGTGGAACGTCGGCGAAGCGCTGGCCGTCGAGATGGGCGCCGAGCCGGTGCGGATCCCCGACTCCGCGCGAGCGCTCTACCACGCTGCGTTGGCCCACGGGGCAAACCACCTGATGGCGCTGGTCGCCGACTGCGCGGACCTGTTGCGCCAAGCCGGAATCGGGCAATCCGAACGCCTGGTCGCACCACTGCTCTCGGCGGCATTGGATAATGTGCTGCGACACGGCGACCGTGCCCTCACCGGCCCGGTCGCGCGTGGCGATCTCGGCACCGTCCGCAAGCACCTCGCGGTGCTGGCGGACCAGGCGCCGGACGTGGCGCCGGCCTACCGCGCGCTGGCCAAGCGCACGGTGGCGCGTTCGACGGCTGCCGGGCTGCTGGACACCGCGGCCGCCAAAGACCTCACCGAACTCCTCGACGATCCCGCCGAAGGGCACCAAGACCAGTGA
- a CDS encoding DUF6779 domain-containing protein, producing MTGVGDDSRGRLLGRPWLVVGFVLAIGATLALVLSDDLRYLRLGIVAALWAALIGAFLAVKYRKSAAQSEDAVAEAQAVYELELEREIAARREYELEMEAENRTAADSKGREELEALRAEVSALRDSLQSLFGGEVLLERVALTAQATRMRKLSDENRMIPDSAPKKKPAQLMAGKKPVVEGGERPTELIDRVLDERRRKASNGKPANGKGLGKGKGFGGKPVPKTPANVSVQSTQQMARPKPLSERRPPVPPVDPALNAAQRELKAAELRAEAARRQAESQPMRLPKQEEVAMQPERRPEAAAEPTRRDVPRPDPKTEIRRPQEPKTEIRRPQEPNTEIRRPEPPPARRAEMSRSDIRPVEMSRPDIPRVEMSRPDIPRVEMGRPDVPRVEMSRPDLPRVEAPRPDMPRPEAPRPNVPRAEASRSDIPRVEMPRPNVPRAEASRSDIPRVEMPRPNVPRAEASRSDIPRVEMSRPDIPRVEMSRPDIPRVEMSRPDIPRVEMSRPDIPRVEMPRPNVSRAEASRSDIPRVEMSRSDLPRVGGQPNGARPEPRKAPEPPRPAPGRPAANVPPPKPSEMSRSDIRPVKDLSAAFQNRDDFAERQRPNRPKPPELKPPMPRDAAASRTDIPPVVPPTTPVPSNNPSPRQPSRTDLPPVVPPTTPVPAADSRRPSRLEQFSRADMSPILEEPPSRHGGSHRAPAEVAKAEPPMANPTLPESVRNFQGRSGGRRRKPEESQQLPAVPPAPEPPGGGRRRRPDGEPPAWEGMVAERASMSRRGMAPVDPADVEQQQNGNGHNGARNGHRAAPEPAPGSGSHAAGRSVSELLAANGGTGSTPRRRRRAED from the coding sequence ATGACCGGCGTGGGTGACGACTCGCGCGGCCGCCTCTTGGGCAGGCCGTGGCTCGTTGTCGGCTTTGTCCTCGCCATCGGAGCCACCCTCGCACTGGTGCTCAGCGACGATCTCCGCTATCTCCGGCTCGGGATCGTCGCGGCCCTCTGGGCCGCCCTGATCGGCGCTTTTCTCGCCGTGAAGTACCGCAAGAGCGCGGCACAGAGCGAGGACGCGGTCGCCGAGGCGCAGGCTGTGTACGAACTGGAGCTGGAACGCGAGATCGCGGCCCGGCGCGAGTACGAGCTGGAGATGGAGGCGGAGAACCGCACCGCGGCCGACTCCAAGGGCCGCGAGGAGCTGGAGGCGCTGCGCGCCGAGGTGTCCGCGCTGCGCGACAGCCTCCAGTCGCTGTTCGGCGGCGAGGTGCTGCTCGAACGCGTCGCGCTGACCGCGCAGGCGACCCGCATGCGCAAGCTGTCCGACGAGAACCGCATGATTCCCGACAGCGCGCCGAAGAAGAAGCCCGCTCAGCTGATGGCCGGGAAGAAGCCGGTGGTCGAGGGCGGCGAGCGGCCGACCGAGCTGATCGACCGCGTCCTCGACGAGCGCCGCCGCAAGGCCTCCAACGGGAAGCCCGCGAACGGCAAGGGCCTCGGCAAGGGCAAGGGCTTCGGCGGCAAGCCGGTCCCGAAGACGCCGGCGAACGTCTCCGTGCAGAGCACCCAGCAGATGGCCCGGCCGAAGCCGCTGAGCGAGCGCCGTCCGCCGGTACCGCCGGTCGACCCGGCGCTGAACGCCGCGCAGCGCGAGCTGAAGGCCGCCGAACTGCGGGCCGAAGCGGCGCGCCGCCAGGCCGAATCGCAGCCGATGCGGCTGCCGAAGCAGGAAGAAGTCGCGATGCAGCCCGAGCGCCGTCCTGAGGCCGCCGCCGAGCCGACGCGCCGGGACGTGCCGCGGCCCGACCCCAAGACCGAGATCCGGCGTCCGCAGGAGCCGAAGACCGAGATCCGCCGCCCGCAGGAGCCGAATACGGAGATCCGCCGCCCCGAGCCGCCGCCCGCTCGCCGGGCCGAGATGTCGCGGTCGGACATCCGGCCGGTCGAGATGTCGCGGCCCGACATCCCGCGGGTGGAGATGTCGCGCCCGGACATCCCGCGTGTCGAGATGGGTCGGCCGGACGTCCCGCGCGTCGAGATGTCGCGCCCGGACCTCCCGCGTGTCGAGGCGCCGCGGCCGGACATGCCGCGGCCCGAGGCGCCGCGGCCGAACGTTCCGCGGGCCGAAGCGTCGCGGTCGGACATTCCGCGGGTGGAGATGCCGCGGCCGAACGTTCCGCGGGCCGAAGCGTCGCGGTCGGACATTCCGCGGGTGGAGATGCCGCGGCCGAACGTCCCCCGGGCCGAAGCGTCGCGGTCGGACATTCCGCGCGTCGAGATGTCGCGTCCGGACATCCCTCGGGTCGAAATGTCCAGGCCGGACATCCCCCGCGTGGAGATGTCGCGCCCGGACATTCCGCGGGTCGAGATGTCGCGGCCCGATATCCCGCGGGTGGAGATGCCGCGGCCGAACGTCTCGCGGGCCGAAGCTTCGCGGTCGGACATCCCGCGCGTCGAGATGTCCCGGTCGGACCTTCCGCGCGTCGGCGGGCAGCCGAACGGTGCGCGGCCCGAGCCCCGCAAGGCGCCCGAGCCGCCGCGGCCGGCGCCGGGGCGTCCGGCGGCCAACGTGCCGCCGCCGAAGCCGTCCGAGATGTCGCGTTCGGACATCCGGCCGGTCAAGGACCTCAGCGCGGCCTTCCAGAACCGCGACGACTTCGCTGAGCGCCAGCGGCCGAACCGGCCGAAGCCGCCCGAGCTGAAGCCGCCGATGCCGCGGGACGCCGCGGCGTCCCGCACCGACATCCCGCCGGTGGTCCCGCCGACGACGCCGGTGCCGAGCAACAACCCGTCGCCGCGGCAGCCGTCGCGCACGGACCTGCCCCCGGTGGTGCCACCGACCACGCCGGTCCCGGCGGCCGACAGCCGCCGCCCGTCGAGGCTGGAGCAGTTCTCGCGGGCCGACATGTCGCCGATCCTGGAGGAGCCGCCGTCCCGCCACGGTGGTTCGCACCGCGCGCCGGCGGAGGTCGCGAAGGCCGAGCCGCCGATGGCGAACCCGACGTTGCCGGAGTCGGTCCGCAACTTCCAGGGCCGCTCCGGCGGCCGGCGCCGCAAGCCGGAGGAATCGCAGCAGCTGCCGGCGGTGCCGCCGGCGCCGGAGCCCCCGGGTGGCGGCCGCCGCCGCCGTCCGGACGGCGAGCCCCCGGCCTGGGAAGGCATGGTCGCGGAGCGGGCCTCGATGTCCCGCCGGGGAATGGCCCCGGTGGACCCGGCGGACGTCGAGCAGCAGCAGAACGGCAACGGCCACAACGGAGCCCGCAACGGCCACCGAGCGGCCCCGGAACCGGCCCCGGGCAGCGGATCCCATGCGGCGGGCCGCTCGGTGAGCGAACTGCTGGCGGCCAACGGCGGCACGGGCTCGACGCCCCGCCGCCGGCGGCGCGCGGAGGACTGA
- a CDS encoding DUF3180 domain-containing protein, whose translation MHFTRPRDLVIAGLLGLGLGYLLFQTAYGSLPQLPLLAGVTFAVLAVIEVVLAFSVRSRIKNGRVVSAIGVARSVALAKASSLAGAFMAGAWLAALAYLFPRRDELVAAVLDTRAALVGVVSAAALVAAALWLEHCCRTPQDHDRERTRGTTG comes from the coding sequence ATGCACTTCACCCGGCCTCGCGACCTCGTGATCGCCGGGCTGCTCGGCCTGGGCCTCGGCTACCTGCTCTTCCAGACCGCCTACGGCTCGCTGCCGCAGCTGCCCCTGCTCGCCGGCGTCACCTTCGCCGTGCTGGCCGTGATCGAGGTCGTGCTCGCCTTCTCGGTCCGGTCGCGCATCAAGAACGGCCGGGTCGTCAGCGCGATCGGGGTCGCCCGATCGGTGGCCCTGGCCAAGGCTTCGTCACTCGCCGGAGCGTTCATGGCCGGCGCCTGGCTCGCGGCGCTCGCCTATCTTTTTCCCAGACGTGACGAACTCGTCGCCGCGGTGCTCGACACGCGCGCCGCGTTGGTCGGCGTGGTGTCCGCCGCGGCCCTGGTAGCAGCGGCTTTGTGGCTCGAACACTGCTGCCGGACCCCCCAAGACCACGATCGTGAGCGCACCCGCGGGACGACCGGTTAG
- the panD gene encoding aspartate 1-decarboxylase produces the protein MYRTMLKSKIHRVTVTQADLHYVGSVTVDEDLMEAADLLPGEQVSIVDVTNGARLETYVIKGERGSGVLGINGAAAHLVHPGDLVILISYGQMDDAEAATYQPRVVFVDADNRIVHRHTDPGHAPEGSGLLSGTVTLPPDEEAAIFPVAETADARRLDALLHAES, from the coding sequence ATGTACCGCACCATGCTCAAGTCGAAGATCCACCGGGTGACCGTGACCCAGGCCGACCTGCACTACGTCGGTTCGGTGACGGTCGACGAGGACCTGATGGAGGCCGCGGACCTGCTGCCGGGGGAACAGGTGTCCATTGTGGACGTCACCAACGGGGCGCGGCTGGAGACCTACGTCATCAAGGGGGAACGCGGCAGCGGGGTGCTCGGCATCAACGGTGCCGCGGCGCACCTGGTGCACCCGGGTGACCTGGTCATCCTCATCTCGTACGGCCAGATGGACGACGCCGAGGCGGCGACGTACCAGCCGCGCGTGGTGTTCGTCGACGCGGACAACCGGATCGTCCACCGGCACACCGACCCCGGCCACGCGCCGGAGGGCTCCGGGCTGCTGTCCGGCACGGTGACCCTGCCGCCGGACGAGGAGGCGGCGATCTTCCCGGTCGCCGAGACGGCGGACGCCCGCCGCCTCGACGCGTTGCTGCACGCGGAAAGCTGA
- a CDS encoding MerR family transcriptional regulator yields MGTTATFTIGELSRRTGLPVKTIRFYSDEGLLPPTERTDAGYRLYDAAAMARLELVRTLRELGLGLADVSAALTQSTTVGELAVRHVEALDEQIRRLRLRRAVLRAVAKRNSELEEVNLMNRLASMSDEERKRLVDEFWDEMVAGLDIDQEFYRRMRAGKPELPDDPTPEQLEAWIEFAELVQDPEFRALIRKMSETQAKQIEDGEFQQPAEAWRTHWNEWIARAQEALEAAENPTSERGQALAADIAAASARPDQDAGSAEFRRELADRFAASGDPRAERYWQLLAIINDWPPVPTTQPAVGFMIAALRG; encoded by the coding sequence GTGGGCACCACCGCGACCTTCACCATCGGCGAGCTGTCCCGGCGGACCGGCCTGCCGGTCAAGACCATCCGCTTCTACTCGGACGAAGGCCTCCTGCCGCCGACCGAGCGGACGGACGCCGGCTACCGGCTCTACGACGCGGCGGCGATGGCCCGCCTGGAGCTGGTCCGCACGCTGCGGGAGCTGGGTCTCGGCCTCGCCGACGTCTCCGCCGCCCTGACGCAGTCGACGACCGTCGGCGAGCTGGCGGTCCGGCACGTCGAGGCGCTCGACGAGCAGATCCGGCGGCTGCGGCTGCGCCGGGCGGTGCTGCGCGCGGTGGCCAAGCGCAATTCCGAACTGGAGGAAGTGAACCTGATGAACCGTCTCGCGTCGATGTCCGACGAGGAGCGCAAGCGGCTGGTCGACGAGTTCTGGGACGAAATGGTCGCCGGGCTCGACATCGACCAGGAGTTCTACCGCCGGATGCGCGCCGGGAAGCCGGAGCTGCCCGACGACCCGACGCCCGAGCAGCTCGAGGCCTGGATCGAGTTCGCCGAGCTGGTCCAGGACCCGGAGTTCCGGGCCTTGATCCGCAAGATGAGCGAAACCCAGGCCAAGCAGATCGAGGACGGCGAGTTCCAGCAGCCGGCGGAGGCCTGGCGAACCCATTGGAACGAGTGGATCGCGCGCGCTCAGGAGGCCCTCGAAGCCGCAGAAAACCCGACGTCCGAGCGGGGGCAAGCGCTTGCGGCCGACATCGCGGCGGCCTCCGCACGACCAGACCAGGACGCGGGCTCGGCGGAGTTCCGTCGCGAGCTGGCGGACCGCTTCGCCGCCAGTGGCGACCCGCGCGCCGAGCGCTACTGGCAGCTGCTGGCCATCATCAACGACTGGCCCCCGGTCCCGACCACGCAGCCCGCGGTCGGTTTCATGATCGCGGCGCTACGCGGCTGA
- the panC gene encoding pantoate--beta-alanine ligase, whose amino-acid sequence MTTPKFSRGTLNAFASPEQVSQVSRALHGVGRKLALVPTMGALHAGHRELIRRAKRLPNTVVATSIFVNPLQFGAGEDFEAYPRPLEADLDILREDGIEIAFTPSADALYAEGAVVTVHPGPLGAELEGAVRPGHFAGVLTVVAKLFNLLRPDYAFFGEKDYQQLVLIKRMVRDLNIDTRVIGVPTVRERDGLALSSRNVYLTPEQREDAIVLSAALTAGAFVGRDGADAVLETAWKTLAARPAVEVDYLELRGTDLGPAPVDGEARLLIAARVGSTRLIDNVPVLLGASVDHPAHPERDAGE is encoded by the coding sequence GTGACCACACCGAAATTCAGCCGCGGCACCCTCAACGCGTTCGCGTCGCCCGAGCAGGTGAGCCAGGTCAGCCGGGCGCTGCACGGCGTCGGCCGCAAGCTGGCGCTCGTGCCGACCATGGGCGCGTTGCACGCCGGGCACCGCGAGCTGATCCGCCGCGCCAAGCGGCTGCCGAACACCGTCGTGGCCACCTCGATCTTCGTGAACCCGCTGCAGTTCGGCGCGGGCGAGGACTTCGAGGCGTACCCGCGGCCGCTCGAGGCCGACCTCGACATCCTGCGCGAGGACGGCATCGAAATCGCCTTCACGCCCAGCGCGGACGCCCTCTACGCCGAAGGTGCCGTGGTGACCGTGCACCCGGGCCCGCTCGGCGCCGAACTCGAAGGGGCCGTCCGGCCCGGCCACTTCGCCGGTGTGCTGACCGTCGTGGCGAAGCTGTTCAACCTGCTCCGTCCGGACTACGCCTTCTTCGGCGAAAAGGACTACCAGCAGCTGGTGCTGATCAAGCGGATGGTGCGCGACCTGAACATCGACACGCGCGTGATCGGCGTGCCGACCGTGCGGGAGCGTGACGGGCTCGCGTTGTCGTCGCGCAACGTCTACCTGACGCCTGAGCAGCGCGAAGACGCCATCGTCCTGTCGGCCGCCCTCACCGCGGGGGCGTTCGTCGGCCGGGACGGTGCCGACGCGGTCCTCGAGACCGCGTGGAAGACCCTCGCCGCGCGGCCCGCGGTCGAGGTGGATTACCTGGAGTTGAGGGGAACCGACCTCGGGCCCGCGCCCGTCGATGGTGAAGCACGCTTGTTGATCGCGGCCCGGGTGGGGAGTACCCGGCTGATCGACAACGTTCCGGTGTTGCTCGGCGCTTCGGTAGATCACCCAGCGCACCCGGAGCGGGACGCAGGGGAATAG